One stretch of Thermococcus sp. M36 DNA includes these proteins:
- a CDS encoding 2-hydroxyacid dehydrogenase: MRPKVAILFKMKSKPTEELKKYADVEFILYPSTDELKERIGEFDGVIISPLNRLPREVIERAERLKVISCHSAGYDHVDIKAATERGIYVTKVSGVLSEAVAEFAVGLTIALLRKMVYTDKLIRSGKWESHAVIWSGFKDIETVYGKKVGILGMGAIGKAIARRMRAMGTEILYWSRSRKEDIEKEVGAVYKSLDDVLKESDIVILALPATPETYHIINEERLKLLEGKYLVNIGRGTLVDEKAIVKAIEEGKLKGYATDVFENEPVQKHELFKYEWETVLTPHHAGLSKEAMEDMGFQAVRNLLTVLRGEVPKDLVNREVVKVRPPEEVRML; this comes from the coding sequence ATGAGGCCGAAGGTGGCCATTCTTTTCAAGATGAAGAGCAAACCCACGGAGGAGCTCAAGAAGTACGCTGATGTGGAGTTCATCCTGTATCCGAGCACTGACGAGCTGAAAGAGCGCATAGGAGAGTTCGACGGCGTGATAATCTCGCCCCTGAACAGGCTCCCCCGCGAGGTCATCGAGAGGGCCGAGAGGCTTAAGGTGATAAGCTGCCACTCGGCCGGCTATGACCACGTTGACATCAAAGCGGCGACTGAGAGGGGAATTTACGTCACCAAGGTTTCCGGTGTCCTGAGCGAGGCCGTTGCGGAGTTTGCCGTCGGACTGACGATAGCCCTGCTCAGAAAGATGGTCTACACGGACAAGCTAATACGCTCCGGGAAGTGGGAAAGCCACGCGGTGATATGGAGCGGATTCAAGGACATCGAGACGGTCTACGGCAAGAAGGTCGGCATCCTCGGCATGGGAGCCATTGGAAAGGCGATAGCTAGGAGAATGAGGGCTATGGGTACAGAGATACTCTACTGGTCACGGTCGAGGAAGGAGGACATCGAAAAAGAAGTTGGGGCCGTCTATAAGTCCCTCGATGACGTCCTCAAGGAGAGCGACATCGTTATACTCGCCCTTCCAGCAACACCTGAGACGTACCACATAATCAACGAGGAAAGGCTCAAACTCCTTGAGGGCAAGTACCTCGTCAACATCGGGCGCGGCACACTGGTGGACGAGAAGGCCATAGTCAAGGCCATTGAAGAAGGCAAACTCAAGGGCTACGCAACGGACGTCTTTGAGAATGAGCCAGTACAGAAGCACGAGCTGTTTAAGTACGAGTGGGAGACGGTTTTAACCCCCCACCACGCCGGCCTTTCGAAGGAGGCCATGGAGGACATGGGCTTCCAGGCGGTTAGGAACCTCCTCACCGTTCTGCGCGGCGAGGTTCCAAAAGATTTGGTCAACCGTGAGGTTGTCAAAGTCCGCCCGCCGGAAGAGGTTAGAATGC
- the proS gene encoding proline--tRNA ligase: protein MAGKVKREKWSENFSEWYNELIETAGIQDKRYPVKGMNIWLPYGLKIMRNIERFIHSEMERTGHEEVLFPALIPETEFQKEAEHIAGFEGEVFWVTHAGHDPLDIKLILRPTSETAMYSMFSLWIRSHADLPFKVYQIVNTYRYETKHTRPLIRVREISRFFEAHTAHDSYEDAERQIKEDLEIFDRLAKFLAIPYIVSKRPDWDKFPGAYYSLGAEVMMPDGRTLQIGTIHNYRQNFARAYNIQYETESGEHEYVHQTTFGMSERLLAAVMAIHGDDSGLVLPPTIAPIQVVIVPIPKKDAEADVFAYAREIAEELRNAGIRVHVDERDIRPGRKYYDWELKGVPLRIEVGPRDVEGKKAVLARRDTLTKEVIERAEIVDAVRRTFDKIMENLYNRARKFLESHIKRVDTIEEAKEVFEDRRGIVEIPWCGEEECGLRMEEELDAKMLGTPYPDEKARAPEGKKCPVCGREAKFIARFARTY from the coding sequence ATGGCGGGTAAAGTTAAGAGGGAAAAGTGGAGCGAGAATTTCAGCGAGTGGTATAACGAGCTCATCGAAACCGCTGGGATACAGGACAAGCGCTACCCGGTCAAGGGAATGAACATCTGGCTACCCTACGGCCTCAAGATCATGCGCAACATAGAGAGGTTCATCCACTCCGAGATGGAGAGAACCGGCCACGAGGAGGTTCTCTTCCCGGCACTCATCCCTGAGACCGAGTTCCAGAAGGAGGCCGAACACATAGCCGGCTTCGAGGGAGAAGTTTTTTGGGTCACCCATGCCGGTCACGATCCGCTTGATATAAAGCTCATCCTCAGGCCGACGAGCGAGACGGCGATGTACTCAATGTTCTCGCTCTGGATAAGGTCGCACGCCGACCTGCCCTTCAAGGTCTACCAGATAGTCAACACCTACCGCTACGAGACCAAGCACACGAGGCCCCTTATCAGGGTTAGGGAAATCAGCAGGTTCTTCGAGGCCCACACCGCCCACGACAGCTACGAGGACGCTGAGAGGCAGATAAAGGAGGACCTCGAGATATTTGACAGGCTTGCAAAGTTCCTCGCGATTCCTTACATAGTCTCCAAGAGGCCTGACTGGGACAAGTTCCCCGGTGCCTACTACTCCCTTGGCGCTGAGGTCATGATGCCCGACGGCAGGACGCTCCAGATAGGCACCATACACAACTACCGCCAGAACTTTGCCAGGGCATACAACATCCAGTACGAGACAGAAAGCGGTGAGCATGAGTATGTCCACCAGACGACGTTCGGAATGAGCGAGAGGCTTTTAGCGGCGGTCATGGCCATACACGGCGACGACAGTGGCCTCGTTCTCCCGCCGACGATAGCCCCAATACAGGTCGTTATCGTCCCGATACCGAAGAAGGACGCCGAGGCTGACGTCTTTGCCTACGCGAGGGAGATAGCAGAAGAGCTCAGGAACGCCGGGATACGCGTCCACGTGGACGAGCGCGACATAAGGCCCGGAAGGAAGTACTACGACTGGGAGCTGAAAGGAGTTCCCCTCAGGATAGAGGTCGGCCCGAGGGACGTTGAAGGAAAGAAGGCCGTCCTGGCCAGGCGCGATACGCTCACCAAGGAGGTCATCGAGAGGGCAGAGATCGTCGATGCCGTCAGGAGAACTTTCGACAAGATAATGGAGAACCTCTACAACCGCGCGAGGAAGTTCCTTGAGAGCCACATCAAGCGCGTTGACACCATCGAGGAGGCGAAGGAAGTTTTCGAGGACAGGCGCGGTATAGTCGAGATCCCCTGGTGCGGTGAGGAAGAGTGCGGCCTCAGGATGGAGGAAGAGCTCGACGCCAAGATGCTCGGAACCCCGTATCCGGACGAGAAGGCCAGAGCTCCGGAAGGAAAGAAGTGCCCGGTCTGCGGCAGGGAGGCGAAGTTCATAGCGAGGTTCGCCAGAACCTACTGA
- a CDS encoding carbamoyltransferase has protein sequence MILGVHDGHDAGAVLIDGDRIFAVNEERLNRVKKYRGFPELSVRKVMEMAEASPEDIEIIAVAGIFRKGKRLRELEENLQAIFGPKFKEKVIFVEHHLAHSASAYYTSGWRDALALSIDAAGDGLSASIYVARDGEMIRIAQSTYLDSLGDFYASITELLGFKPMRHEGKVMSLAAYGRPTYDLSSIIELNGLSFDNHLRLIGIEATRKLAELFDYPLRHAKEIALQMKRGNLEGKLQKKAIEIAASAQAHLEKLIEELGLRLKDRKLPVAYAGGVAQNVKANAVLRHVFGDNSLWVFPAMDDGGLAFGAAVFVKAQFDRLDGKWKPSRLEHVYLGPGYSKEEVEEFLKKEGVKYEEIGNASGFVADALTDGKLVGFFQGRMEFGPRALGNRSILADPRDEGVKDRLNVALKRDVFQPFAPSLLWEKAEEYLEDLGGKPNEFMTMSYTASESFRELAPAVIHVDDTTRPQAVRREINPIYYKVIKAFERKTGLGAVLNTSFNMHGEPIVCSPADALKTFRNAGLDLLVIEGFAVWR, from the coding sequence ATGATCCTCGGAGTCCACGACGGCCACGATGCGGGTGCGGTGCTCATAGATGGGGATAGGATATTCGCTGTCAACGAGGAAAGGCTCAACAGGGTCAAAAAATATCGGGGCTTCCCCGAGCTGAGTGTGAGGAAAGTCATGGAGATGGCAGAAGCCTCTCCCGAAGATATTGAGATAATAGCCGTTGCGGGAATCTTCCGGAAAGGAAAGCGCCTGCGGGAGCTTGAGGAAAACCTCCAGGCGATATTCGGACCGAAATTCAAGGAGAAGGTCATTTTCGTTGAGCACCACCTGGCCCATTCCGCCTCTGCATACTACACCTCCGGCTGGCGTGATGCACTGGCGCTTAGCATCGATGCCGCCGGAGACGGACTGAGCGCCTCGATTTACGTTGCAAGGGACGGCGAGATGATACGAATTGCCCAGAGCACATACCTCGACTCCCTGGGCGACTTCTACGCCTCGATTACGGAACTTCTGGGCTTCAAACCAATGCGCCACGAGGGCAAGGTCATGAGCCTGGCCGCCTACGGCAGGCCAACCTACGACCTGAGCTCGATAATCGAGCTGAACGGCCTGAGCTTTGACAACCATCTCAGGCTCATTGGGATTGAGGCGACGAGGAAGCTCGCCGAACTTTTTGACTATCCCCTCCGCCACGCCAAAGAGATTGCCCTCCAGATGAAGCGCGGAAATCTTGAAGGTAAACTCCAGAAAAAGGCCATAGAGATAGCGGCAAGCGCCCAGGCCCACCTGGAGAAGCTGATTGAGGAGCTCGGCCTCAGGCTGAAGGACAGGAAACTGCCAGTTGCCTACGCCGGCGGAGTTGCCCAGAACGTCAAGGCGAACGCTGTTCTTCGCCATGTCTTTGGAGACAACAGCCTCTGGGTCTTTCCGGCGATGGACGACGGCGGTTTGGCCTTTGGGGCGGCGGTTTTTGTGAAAGCTCAATTCGATAGGCTTGACGGAAAGTGGAAACCCTCCAGGCTGGAGCACGTCTATCTTGGGCCTGGGTACTCAAAGGAGGAGGTCGAGGAATTCCTGAAGAAGGAAGGGGTCAAGTACGAAGAGATAGGGAACGCCTCCGGCTTCGTGGCGGATGCCTTGACTGATGGCAAACTGGTGGGGTTCTTCCAGGGTAGAATGGAGTTCGGGCCGAGGGCCCTGGGGAACCGCTCGATTTTGGCAGACCCGAGGGATGAGGGCGTCAAGGATAGGCTCAACGTTGCCCTGAAGCGCGACGTCTTCCAGCCATTCGCGCCTTCCCTGCTATGGGAGAAAGCCGAGGAATACCTTGAAGACCTCGGAGGAAAGCCGAACGAGTTCATGACGATGAGCTACACCGCGAGCGAAAGCTTTAGGGAGCTTGCCCCCGCTGTCATTCACGTGGACGACACAACGAGGCCGCAGGCGGTGAGGAGGGAGATCAACCCGATTTATTACAAGGTAATCAAAGCCTTCGAGCGGAAGACCGGTCTGGGTGCGGTGCTGAACACGAGCTTCAACATGCACGGCGAGCCGATAGTCTGCTCCCCTGCCGATGCCCTGAAGACGTTTAGGAACGCGGGGCTCGACCTGCTGGTCATTGAAGGCTTCGCAGTCTGGCGATGA
- a CDS encoding pyridoxal phosphate-dependent aminotransferase yields MALSDRLELVNPSEIRKLFDLAQGVEGLISLGIGEPDFDTPEHIKEYAKEALDRGMTHYSPNAGIMMLRKAIARKLREQNGIEADPKTQIMVTVGANQAFLMGLAAFLREGEEVLIPSPMFVSYAPAVILAGGKPVEVPTYEENEFRLNVDDLEKHVTKKTRALIINSPNNPTGAVLTKKDLEEIADFAVEHDLIVFSDEVYEHFVYDGARNHSIASLDGMFERTLTINGFSKTFAMTGWRLGFVAAPEWIIERMTRFQMYNSTCPVTFAQYAAARALEDPRSWKAVEEMRREYERRRDLVWKRLNEMGLPTVKPKGAFYIFPRVKDTGLTSKEFSELMLMEARVAVVPGSAFGTAGEGYIRISYATAYGQLEEAMDRMEKVLREKKLV; encoded by the coding sequence ATGGCGCTGAGCGACAGGCTTGAACTCGTCAACCCTTCTGAAATTAGAAAGCTCTTCGACCTTGCTCAGGGCGTTGAGGGGTTAATCTCACTCGGCATCGGTGAGCCGGACTTTGACACGCCGGAGCATATTAAGGAGTATGCCAAGGAGGCCCTTGACAGAGGGATGACCCATTATAGCCCGAACGCAGGAATCATGATGCTCCGGAAGGCCATAGCCAGAAAGTTACGGGAACAGAACGGCATCGAAGCTGACCCGAAGACTCAAATCATGGTAACTGTCGGCGCCAACCAGGCCTTCCTTATGGGGCTCGCCGCCTTTCTCCGGGAGGGGGAGGAAGTCCTGATTCCAAGCCCGATGTTCGTCAGCTACGCTCCGGCGGTTATCCTTGCGGGAGGAAAGCCGGTTGAGGTTCCGACCTATGAGGAGAACGAATTCAGGCTGAACGTGGACGACCTCGAAAAGCACGTGACCAAAAAGACAAGGGCGCTCATCATAAACTCCCCCAACAATCCGACCGGTGCGGTTCTCACCAAGAAAGACCTCGAAGAGATAGCCGACTTCGCGGTGGAGCACGACCTCATAGTCTTCAGCGACGAGGTTTACGAACACTTCGTTTACGACGGGGCCAGAAACCACAGCATAGCCTCCCTCGACGGTATGTTCGAGCGCACCCTCACCATCAACGGCTTCTCTAAGACCTTCGCCATGACCGGCTGGCGCCTCGGCTTTGTCGCAGCTCCGGAATGGATAATCGAGAGGATGACCCGCTTCCAGATGTACAACTCGACTTGCCCGGTCACCTTCGCCCAGTACGCCGCGGCCAGGGCCCTCGAAGACCCCCGTAGCTGGAAGGCCGTCGAGGAGATGAGGAGGGAGTACGAACGCAGGAGAGACCTCGTGTGGAAGCGTCTGAACGAGATGGGACTTCCGACGGTTAAACCCAAGGGTGCCTTCTACATCTTCCCGCGCGTTAAGGACACCGGTCTAACCAGCAAGGAGTTCAGCGAGCTGATGCTCATGGAGGCGAGGGTCGCTGTGGTTCCCGGTTCTGCCTTTGGAACGGCCGGCGAGGGTTACATAAGGATAAGCTATGCAACGGCGTACGGACAACTTGAGGAAGCTATGGACAGGATGGAGAAGGTTCTGAGAGAAAAGAAGCTCGTTTAG
- a CDS encoding metallophosphoesterase yields MRILAVTDLHGRLGGVKRLAKMVPEIDPDVILIAGDITHFSGAETAREILEPLLKLRKPLLAVHGNCDGRDVPGLLNELEISVHNRRTQIGSLGFVGIGGSNVTPFNTVWELTEDEIASILAKSYLTGDIILSHVPPKDTEADRVHSGLHVGSPALRSFIEKRGPPLVVCGHIHEARSVDRISDTVIVNPGPLFRGHYAVIEFDEDEKKVKDVRLETL; encoded by the coding sequence ATGAGAATACTCGCCGTTACAGACCTTCACGGAAGGCTGGGTGGGGTCAAAAGGCTCGCGAAGATGGTTCCTGAGATTGACCCGGACGTCATCCTTATTGCCGGCGACATAACCCATTTCAGTGGTGCAGAAACCGCCAGGGAGATACTTGAACCCCTGCTGAAGTTGCGGAAGCCCCTTCTGGCTGTCCATGGCAACTGCGACGGCAGGGACGTTCCGGGGCTTCTCAATGAGCTTGAAATCAGCGTCCACAACAGGCGCACCCAAATTGGGAGCTTGGGCTTCGTTGGAATCGGCGGCTCGAACGTGACACCGTTCAACACCGTCTGGGAGCTCACCGAAGACGAGATAGCTTCAATCCTTGCGAAGAGCTATCTCACTGGAGATATAATCCTCTCCCACGTCCCACCAAAAGACACAGAGGCCGACAGGGTTCACTCAGGTTTGCACGTGGGGAGCCCGGCGCTCAGGAGCTTCATCGAAAAAAGGGGGCCGCCCCTCGTCGTCTGCGGCCACATCCACGAGGCGAGGAGCGTTGATAGAATCAGTGATACGGTGATAGTGAACCCCGGCCCGCTCTTCAGGGGCCACTACGCGGTTATCGAGTTCGACGAAGACGAGAAAAAGGTGAAAGACGTAAGGCTGGAGACGCTCTAA
- a CDS encoding adenylate kinase family protein, translated as MIIAVTGTPGVGKTTVSKILAERLGYEYVSVKDFAVEKGIGEKSGDELEIDVDELAERMSEEFRGRNVVIDGHLSHFVPADIVVVLRAHPKLVAERLKERGYSRKKLAENVEAELIDVILVEALEENETVIEVDTTGKTPEEVADEITDLIGRGVKKRVGIVDWSDAYDEVLPYLNLS; from the coding sequence ATGATAATAGCAGTAACCGGAACCCCCGGGGTCGGTAAGACTACTGTGTCAAAAATCCTTGCGGAGAGGCTCGGCTACGAATACGTGAGCGTTAAGGACTTTGCCGTTGAGAAGGGGATAGGTGAAAAATCAGGTGATGAACTGGAGATAGACGTGGACGAGCTCGCTGAGAGGATGTCAGAGGAGTTCAGGGGGAGGAACGTCGTCATCGACGGCCACTTGAGCCACTTTGTTCCGGCGGACATCGTAGTAGTCCTCCGCGCCCACCCCAAATTGGTCGCAGAGAGGCTGAAGGAAAGGGGCTACTCAAGGAAAAAGCTGGCAGAGAACGTCGAGGCCGAGCTGATTGACGTTATACTGGTTGAGGCCCTTGAGGAAAATGAGACCGTGATAGAGGTCGACACCACCGGGAAGACTCCCGAAGAAGTTGCCGATGAGATAACGGACCTTATCGGAAGGGGTGTTAAAAAGCGTGTCGGCATTGTAGACTGGAGCGATGCATACGATGAGGTGCTGCCCTATCTAAACCTCTCGTGA
- a CDS encoding methionine adenosyltransferase — translation MAEKVRNIVVEELVRTPVEMQKVELVERKGIGHPDSIADGIAEAVSRALSREYIKRYGIILHHNTDQVEVVGGRAYPKFGGGEVIKPIYILLSGRAVEMVDREFFPVHEVAIKAAREYLKRAVRHLDLENHVVIDSRIGQGSVDLVGVFNKAKENPIPLANDTSFGVGYAPLSETERIVLETERLLNSDEFKKKYPAVGEDIKVMGLRKGDEIDITIAAAIVDSEVQTPDDYMAVKEAIYEAARAVVEEHTERKVNIYVNTADDPEKGIYYITVTGTSAEAGDDGSVGRGNRVNGLITPNRHMSMEAAAGKNPVSHVGKIYNLLSMLIANDIAEQVEGVEEVYVRILSQIGKPIDEPLVASVQVIPKKGYSLETIQKPAYEIADAWLADITKIQKMILEDKLNVF, via the coding sequence ATGGCTGAGAAGGTCCGGAACATAGTTGTTGAGGAGCTCGTAAGGACTCCTGTTGAGATGCAGAAGGTTGAGCTCGTTGAGAGGAAAGGTATAGGGCACCCGGACAGCATAGCCGACGGCATAGCCGAGGCAGTCAGCAGGGCCCTCAGCAGGGAGTACATAAAGAGATACGGCATAATCCTGCACCACAACACCGACCAGGTCGAGGTCGTCGGAGGAAGGGCCTACCCCAAGTTCGGCGGCGGTGAGGTCATCAAGCCGATATACATCCTCCTCTCAGGAAGGGCAGTCGAGATGGTTGATCGTGAGTTCTTCCCCGTCCATGAGGTGGCCATAAAGGCCGCCCGCGAGTACCTGAAGAGAGCCGTCCGGCACCTCGACCTTGAGAACCACGTCGTCATCGACTCCCGCATCGGCCAGGGAAGCGTGGACCTCGTTGGAGTATTCAACAAGGCCAAGGAGAACCCGATTCCGCTCGCCAACGATACCAGCTTCGGTGTCGGCTACGCTCCGCTCAGTGAGACCGAGAGGATAGTCCTTGAGACCGAGAGACTCCTCAACAGCGACGAGTTCAAGAAGAAATACCCCGCCGTCGGTGAAGACATCAAGGTCATGGGACTCAGGAAAGGCGACGAGATAGACATTACCATCGCCGCCGCTATAGTGGACAGCGAGGTCCAGACCCCCGACGACTACATGGCCGTTAAGGAGGCCATCTACGAGGCGGCCAGGGCAGTTGTTGAGGAGCACACCGAGAGGAAGGTCAACATCTACGTCAACACCGCCGACGACCCGGAGAAGGGCATATACTACATCACCGTCACCGGAACCAGTGCTGAGGCCGGAGACGACGGCAGCGTCGGCAGGGGCAATCGCGTCAACGGACTCATCACCCCGAACAGGCACATGAGCATGGAGGCGGCCGCCGGTAAGAACCCGGTCAGCCACGTTGGTAAGATCTACAACCTCCTCTCGATGCTCATCGCCAACGACATCGCCGAGCAGGTCGAGGGCGTCGAGGAGGTCTACGTCAGGATACTCAGCCAGATAGGCAAGCCGATCGACGAGCCGCTCGTTGCCAGCGTTCAGGTCATTCCGAAGAAGGGCTACAGCCTTGAAACCATCCAGAAGCCGGCCTACGAAATAGCTGACGCCTGGCTCGCCGACATAACCAAGATCCAGAAGATGATACTCGAGGACAAGCTCAATGTCTTCTGA
- a CDS encoding haloacid dehalogenase — protein sequence MELKDIIAEIRKALDEKDSLREEALRLTREIVRLSGDAIKALHRGEVEKAEERLKLVRGKVEELREKLRGHPDLYHSGYVQNAHQEFVEASLFFAYIAGKDFPSPGELGVPHADYALGIGDLIGELRRHFLLLLLDGNLEEAEKTYRFMEEVYEELMTLEYPKGLVNVRQKQDQARYVLERTLEDLTRAKLGRTLEEKLERAALGDC from the coding sequence ATGGAGCTTAAAGATATAATAGCCGAGATTAGGAAAGCCCTGGATGAGAAGGACTCACTGCGGGAGGAGGCGCTCAGGCTCACCCGCGAAATTGTAAGGCTCAGTGGGGACGCCATAAAGGCCCTGCACAGAGGCGAGGTGGAGAAAGCAGAGGAAAGACTGAAACTGGTCCGTGGGAAGGTTGAAGAGCTCAGGGAAAAGCTCAGGGGGCACCCTGACCTATACCACAGCGGCTACGTCCAGAACGCCCACCAGGAGTTCGTTGAGGCCAGTCTGTTCTTCGCGTACATTGCGGGGAAAGATTTCCCGTCCCCCGGAGAGCTTGGGGTACCACATGCGGACTATGCCCTCGGAATCGGTGACCTCATAGGTGAGCTGAGAAGGCACTTCCTTCTCCTGCTGCTCGACGGGAACCTGGAGGAAGCTGAGAAGACCTACCGCTTCATGGAGGAAGTCTATGAAGAGCTCATGACCCTCGAGTACCCCAAAGGGCTTGTCAACGTGCGCCAGAAGCAGGATCAGGCAAGGTATGTTCTTGAAAGGACTCTTGAAGACCTGACGAGGGCAAAGCTGGGCAGAACGCTGGAGGAGAAGCTTGAGCGTGCCGCATTGGGTGACTGCTGA
- a CDS encoding endonuclease V, with protein sequence MVSQKKFEIMAKVQRELSRRIVERRLGVDGIKTIAAVDVSYRENLARAAFVLCSFPDCKVLKEKVVETSVGFPYIPTFFFLRETRPVLLAIEGESFDVLLVEGHGKAHPRGYGLASHVGLLTGRPTIGVAKKPLRGAPPGSFARVGKAYVSVGHLIDLESAVRIVEALLENGYPKPLLLADRLTKRERT encoded by the coding sequence ATGGTATCACAGAAAAAATTTGAGATTATGGCCAAAGTCCAGAGGGAGCTTTCGAGGAGGATCGTGGAGAGGCGGCTCGGCGTCGATGGGATAAAAACTATCGCGGCAGTGGACGTTTCCTACAGGGAGAACCTCGCCAGGGCGGCCTTCGTGCTCTGCTCCTTTCCCGACTGCAAGGTACTCAAAGAGAAGGTGGTAGAGACCTCCGTGGGATTCCCATACATCCCGACCTTCTTCTTCCTCAGGGAGACAAGACCGGTGCTCCTGGCCATTGAAGGTGAGAGCTTTGACGTCCTTCTTGTCGAGGGGCACGGAAAGGCCCACCCAAGGGGCTATGGCCTCGCTTCCCACGTAGGCCTCCTCACCGGCAGGCCGACCATCGGTGTGGCCAAGAAGCCCCTTCGAGGAGCTCCCCCGGGGAGCTTTGCTAGGGTGGGAAAAGCTTATGTAAGCGTCGGCCATCTAATTGACTTGGAGTCTGCCGTGAGAATAGTGGAAGCACTGCTCGAGAACGGCTACCCGAAGCCCCTGCTTTTAGCGGACAGGCTGACAAAGAGGGAGAGGACATGA
- a CDS encoding DUF120 domain-containing protein: protein MKRIKLLILLARKGAIGEGVRVTMRELARELSMSPQSVLRLLEEMEDEGHVHRRVEGKRTLVEITPEGLEFLENLCDSISEVLYTGIIVGEVISGIGEGAYYVRQYSHLIREYLGFEPYPGTLNVRVLFPKTVFDALCGVRPIVLPGFSKDGRTFGDVKAYRIEIDGVDGAIVIPSRTVHPPKIAEIVAPVYLRERLNLKDGSRIRIKVVKG from the coding sequence ATGAAGAGGATAAAACTGCTCATACTGCTGGCCAGAAAAGGCGCAATAGGTGAGGGAGTGAGGGTCACGATGAGGGAACTCGCCCGGGAGCTGAGCATGTCTCCCCAGTCCGTCCTGAGGCTCCTTGAGGAGATGGAAGACGAAGGGCATGTCCACCGCAGGGTCGAGGGGAAGAGAACCTTGGTTGAGATAACCCCCGAGGGGCTGGAATTTCTGGAGAACCTGTGTGACTCCATTTCGGAGGTTCTCTACACGGGCATTATTGTTGGGGAGGTGATCTCTGGCATAGGCGAGGGGGCTTATTATGTCAGACAGTACTCCCACCTGATACGGGAGTATCTCGGCTTTGAACCGTACCCTGGAACCCTCAACGTCAGGGTGCTCTTTCCCAAGACTGTCTTTGATGCCCTCTGCGGCGTTCGTCCCATAGTCCTGCCCGGCTTTTCCAAGGATGGCAGGACATTTGGCGACGTCAAAGCATACAGGATCGAGATAGACGGGGTGGACGGGGCTATAGTCATACCCTCAAGAACAGTGCACCCCCCAAAAATAGCCGAGATTGTAGCGCCGGTCTACCTGAGGGAAAGGCTGAACCTTAAGGACGGTTCCAGAATAAGGATAAAGGTCGTGAAAGGATGA
- a CDS encoding PRC-barrel domain-containing protein, whose translation MVMRLSRLYGKQIYNTKGYYIGYVDEVLIEIDRGRGKVLVLGLPGEKVGVPYERVTAIGDIILVKAKEE comes from the coding sequence ATGGTGATGCGCCTCTCAAGGCTCTACGGAAAGCAGATATACAACACAAAGGGATACTACATTGGATACGTGGACGAAGTCCTGATAGAGATAGACCGGGGACGCGGGAAAGTGCTGGTGCTGGGCCTGCCCGGGGAGAAGGTCGGCGTGCCGTATGAAAGGGTGACCGCGATAGGTGACATAATCCTTGTGAAGGCAAAGGAGGAGTGA